The Flavobacterium psychrophilum genome includes a region encoding these proteins:
- a CDS encoding ATP-dependent DNA ligase (catalyzes the ATP-dependent formation of a phosphodiester at the site of a single strand break in duplex DNA): MKNFAELIKALDSSNKTSVKVDALTEYFRNAGDTDRVWTIAILSHRRPPRPVNTTLLRMWATELANIPLWLFEESYHIVGDLAETIALVIPTTKEHSDKSLTEYVQEMIALKKKPDDEKREYLHTNWLALNYYERFVFTKLITGSFRIGVSQKLMTRALSKATGVDEDILAYKLMGDWDPNRISFQNLVLDEKAQDFLSKPYPFYLAYAIEGEPESLGDVSQWSAEHKWDGIRSQTIIREGQLYVWSRGEELVTDKYPEFNNFLGIIPDGTVIDGEILPWVDDNIGTFNDLQTRIGRKTVSPALLKKTPVIIKAYDLLEWNGEDIRQKPYEERRQLLEQLYEQVKTFAIPLQLSERIAFDSWDDAQREKQQARELRSEGLMFKRKDSPYLVGRKKGDWWKWKLDPFAIDAVLTYAMRGSGRRSTLFTDYTFALWQTNEDGTKELVTFAKAYSGLTDAEFRQVDDFIKKNTLDRFGPVRSVTPKLVFEIGFEGISLSGRHKSGVATRFPRILRWRLDKNIDDANTIDDLKNMIPK, encoded by the coding sequence ATGAAGAATTTTGCAGAACTCATAAAAGCGCTCGACAGCTCTAATAAAACATCGGTTAAGGTTGATGCCTTAACGGAATACTTTCGCAATGCCGGTGATACCGATAGAGTATGGACAATCGCGATACTTTCACACCGGCGTCCGCCACGCCCGGTAAATACTACGCTACTGCGTATGTGGGCTACAGAACTGGCAAATATTCCGCTTTGGCTTTTTGAGGAATCGTATCACATTGTGGGCGACCTTGCCGAGACTATCGCATTGGTAATCCCTACAACTAAAGAGCATTCTGATAAAAGCCTGACCGAATATGTTCAGGAAATGATTGCACTCAAGAAGAAACCCGATGATGAAAAGCGGGAGTACCTGCACACGAACTGGCTGGCACTGAATTATTACGAACGTTTTGTGTTTACTAAACTTATTACAGGTAGCTTTAGAATCGGCGTAAGCCAGAAACTGATGACCCGTGCCCTTTCTAAAGCTACTGGGGTTGATGAAGATATTCTGGCTTATAAGCTTATGGGCGACTGGGATCCGAATCGTATTTCATTCCAAAATCTGGTGCTCGATGAGAAAGCGCAGGACTTCCTTTCAAAACCGTATCCGTTCTATCTGGCGTATGCCATAGAGGGCGAGCCCGAATCGCTAGGCGATGTTTCGCAATGGAGTGCCGAACATAAATGGGATGGAATTCGGTCGCAGACTATTATCCGCGAAGGGCAACTATATGTGTGGAGCCGTGGTGAAGAACTGGTAACCGATAAGTACCCCGAGTTCAATAATTTTTTGGGTATAATTCCTGACGGTACCGTTATAGATGGCGAAATACTGCCTTGGGTGGATGACAACATTGGTACCTTTAACGATTTGCAGACAAGGATAGGAAGAAAAACAGTTTCACCGGCACTGCTAAAAAAGACGCCCGTTATTATTAAAGCCTATGACTTGTTGGAATGGAATGGTGAAGACATCCGTCAGAAGCCATACGAGGAACGAAGGCAACTACTGGAGCAATTATACGAACAGGTAAAAACCTTTGCGATTCCGTTACAGCTTTCAGAACGCATAGCATTTGATAGTTGGGATGATGCCCAGCGCGAAAAGCAACAGGCACGCGAACTTAGAAGCGAAGGGCTGATGTTTAAGCGGAAAGACTCTCCGTATCTCGTCGGTCGTAAAAAAGGCGATTGGTGGAAATGGAAACTAGATCCGTTTGCTATAGACGCCGTACTTACTTACGCTATGCGCGGAAGCGGAAGACGCTCTACCCTGTTTACTGATTATACGTTTGCCCTTTGGCAGACCAATGAAGATGGCACAAAAGAACTTGTGACTTTCGCAAAAGCATATAGCGGACTTACCGATGCCGAATTTAGACAGGTAGATGACTTCATTAAAAAAAATACGCTCGACCGTTTTGGCCCTGTAAGAAGCGTAACTCCTAAACTGGTGTTTGAGATAGGTTTTGAAGGCATATCGCTTTCCGGGAGGCATAAAAGCGGGGTAGCAACACGCTTTCCGCGGATATTACGTTGGCGACTTGATAAAAATATAGATGATGCAAACACTATTGACGATCTGAAAAATATGATACCGAAGTAA
- a CDS encoding mRNA 3'-end processing factor: MKQPLLAFNDKGIYCAQANVYLDPWRPVDNAIITHGHSDHSRWGHKQYITHHMNVPIIKHRLGDINVTGKDWGETFTINSVKFSFHPAGHIIGSAQIRVEYKGEVWVFTGDYKTEDDGISTPYEVVKCHTFITENTFGLPAFKWLPQAEVMTDVNNWWAQNKAEGKTSVLFGYTLGKAQRLLKYLDTDIGKIYTHGAVENMTEVLRTMVDFPPTTLVTRDTKKDDLLGSIVLAPPSAHGSTWIRKMTPFVTGSASGWMAFRGARRRRAIDKGFVLSDHCDWQGLLESIKATGAEKIICTHGYSDIFSAYLREQGYDARTEQTQYEGDEGEAETKTPTEVSEEGGEL, encoded by the coding sequence ATGAAACAACCCCTGCTGGCTTTCAACGATAAAGGTATCTATTGCGCTCAGGCCAATGTATACCTCGACCCATGGCGTCCGGTGGATAACGCCATTATTACGCATGGGCATAGCGATCACTCGCGGTGGGGGCACAAGCAGTACATTACCCATCATATGAACGTGCCTATTATTAAGCACAGGCTTGGTGATATTAATGTAACCGGTAAAGACTGGGGAGAAACATTTACCATTAACAGCGTAAAATTCTCGTTTCATCCTGCGGGCCATATTATTGGCAGTGCGCAAATACGCGTTGAATACAAAGGCGAAGTATGGGTGTTTACCGGCGACTACAAAACCGAAGACGACGGAATATCTACTCCGTATGAAGTGGTTAAATGCCACACCTTTATTACCGAGAATACTTTTGGACTTCCTGCTTTTAAGTGGCTGCCACAGGCTGAGGTAATGACCGACGTTAATAACTGGTGGGCGCAAAATAAGGCAGAAGGCAAAACGTCTGTGCTATTTGGGTATACATTAGGTAAGGCTCAGCGATTGCTTAAATACCTGGATACCGATATTGGCAAAATATACACGCACGGCGCTGTTGAAAACATGACGGAAGTACTGCGTACTATGGTCGATTTTCCACCCACTACACTGGTAACACGCGATACTAAAAAAGACGATTTACTTGGTTCAATTGTACTTGCACCGCCTAGTGCGCATGGCAGTACATGGATAAGAAAAATGACACCCTTCGTAACCGGGTCGGCGAGCGGATGGATGGCTTTTCGTGGTGCGAGGCGCAGAAGGGCTATAGATAAAGGCTTTGTACTAAGCGATCACTGCGACTGGCAGGGATTACTGGAAAGCATTAAAGCCACAGGGGCAGAGAAAATAATTTGTACTCACGGTTACAGCGATATATTTTCGGCTTACCTGCGCGAGCAGGGTTATGATGCGCGTACCGAACAAACTCAATATGAAGGTGATGAAGGCGAAGCGGAAACCAAAACGCCGACAGAAGTTAGTGAAGAAGGAGGTGAGCTATGA